Proteins encoded together in one Pyxidicoccus trucidator window:
- a CDS encoding ELWxxDGT repeat protein, whose protein sequence is MKCWPALPLALALLSGCTEQDAGRPAQHEGGAGSVAAQAASTWEPCGTTPEALGTGLPGTAPEPRDPVHANGLLFFFAGDDASGGSLWVTSGTQGAGTFKVKDFAPGPTGTPPMQLTRVGERVFFAAEEAEHGRELWVSDGTPAGTRLVADIWPGPTGSFPRSMFEHQGRLYFTAGDEEHGRELWMSDGTAAGTALVADLDPGAEGTNPDLFARSSDGSIYFIAHFEAFFTTVMRLGASGPPTELMRMSSEGAVLGAPTPVGRRVFFVMGDLHGHKLKLMVTEGGAPKMVAEFTHAGEMLAMGGKLYFAAATDMAGEDMELWRSDGTPKGTWRVKDVHPGDMGSMPGEFSVFGQRLVFSAEDGTNGREPWVSDGTVAGTRLLADVEPGEGSSFPERMVALQGNLFFSAETSGRGREAWMSNGQAGGTVPIDDLSPGAKGSEPRGFVRSGWDAFFTAEDGAGVRKLWALPLRPEGRCGPSAL, encoded by the coding sequence ATGAAGTGCTGGCCTGCCCTTCCCCTGGCGCTGGCGCTGCTCTCCGGCTGCACCGAACAGGACGCGGGCAGACCCGCCCAGCACGAGGGAGGCGCGGGAAGCGTCGCGGCCCAGGCGGCGAGTACGTGGGAGCCCTGCGGCACGACGCCCGAAGCGCTGGGCACCGGCCTCCCGGGCACCGCGCCGGAGCCGAGAGATCCGGTGCATGCCAACGGCCTCCTCTTCTTCTTCGCGGGTGACGACGCGTCGGGAGGCTCCCTGTGGGTGACCAGCGGCACGCAGGGCGCGGGGACCTTCAAGGTGAAGGACTTCGCCCCGGGGCCCACGGGCACGCCCCCCATGCAGCTCACGCGGGTGGGAGAGCGGGTCTTCTTCGCGGCCGAGGAAGCGGAGCACGGCCGCGAGCTGTGGGTGAGTGACGGCACCCCCGCCGGCACACGCCTGGTGGCGGACATCTGGCCCGGGCCGACGGGCTCGTTCCCCCGCTCGATGTTCGAGCACCAGGGCCGGCTCTACTTCACCGCGGGCGACGAGGAGCACGGCCGTGAGCTGTGGATGAGCGACGGCACCGCGGCGGGCACGGCGCTCGTCGCCGACCTGGACCCGGGCGCCGAGGGCACCAACCCGGACCTCTTCGCCCGGAGCAGTGATGGCTCCATCTACTTCATCGCGCACTTCGAGGCGTTCTTCACGACGGTGATGCGCCTTGGCGCGAGCGGTCCTCCCACCGAGCTGATGCGCATGTCGAGCGAGGGCGCCGTGCTGGGCGCTCCGACCCCCGTGGGCCGGCGCGTGTTCTTCGTCATGGGCGACCTGCACGGCCACAAGCTCAAGCTGATGGTGACGGAGGGGGGCGCGCCGAAGATGGTCGCCGAGTTCACCCACGCGGGGGAGATGCTGGCGATGGGTGGAAAGCTGTACTTCGCGGCGGCCACGGACATGGCCGGCGAAGACATGGAGCTCTGGCGGAGCGACGGCACCCCGAAGGGGACGTGGCGGGTGAAGGACGTCCACCCCGGAGACATGGGCTCCATGCCCGGCGAGTTCTCCGTGTTCGGCCAGCGGCTCGTCTTCTCCGCGGAGGATGGGACGAACGGGCGCGAGCCGTGGGTGAGCGATGGAACGGTGGCCGGGACGCGCCTCCTCGCGGACGTGGAGCCGGGCGAGGGCAGCTCCTTCCCCGAGCGGATGGTGGCGCTCCAGGGAAACCTGTTCTTCAGCGCGGAGACCTCGGGGCGCGGCCGCGAGGCCTGGATGAGCAACGGCCAGGCTGGAGGCACGGTGCCGATTGACGACCTGTCCCCCGGAGCGAAGGGCTCGGAGCCGAGGGGCTTCGTGCGCTCCGGGTGGGATGCGTTCTTCACCGCCGAGGATGGCGCCGGTGTCCGCAAGCTGTGGGCCCTGCCCCTCCGGCCCGAGGGGCGCTGCGGCCCGAGCGCCCTGTAG
- a CDS encoding M23 family metallopeptidase, translating into MKLHFLASAASGVLALASLAPSLASAACDIDSAAQSAPALTSSNWYHRIDGAGNVAASHADGYYQISAASMVDRAGWLDGTVARMPVYKPFRDTTVQAGTGWMYGANSRHNALDYDKDGASFRVDAVADGTVLWVGYMPSPGNVVIVEHTAKNGSKFRTVYHHLRDGRDEDIARARLTKTYYEKGNGSGSFASADAAWKNYQNQADADGQTLTAGATAAQLTAIEARWGTPSQGLLVSEGQTVKAGQQLGMAGLTGAHGMNSSINNTHLHIMFARSAEHWVGGMKQNLWTFFDPYGLYALSASCYQTEYPTGQGGQADQHASHFAPFFQDFAGVDSGKFQQGFNYFASFGWFPSTLATESSGWTWKLGGSFQYNPSSPVTRTFRTFAAHQADADEWIPKGWRPDKVVGMTAPDAPRFTAIYAPITTGFIARHKMTPSWFGTQINDNYQAGYLVTDASAYLEAGQLFFTGTWVKQPAVTAQYLLHSMTETDLWNQDDSLKASGYKMVHVSKYSHPGLGDRYMALWHVTSKTLVPLLNLTPELFRSYRDIYVSSFNYRVRHVSAYGGKYAVIFEK; encoded by the coding sequence ATGAAGCTCCACTTCCTTGCCTCCGCCGCCAGCGGCGTGCTGGCGCTGGCCTCGCTCGCCCCTTCGCTCGCGAGCGCGGCCTGCGACATCGACAGCGCGGCCCAGTCCGCTCCGGCGCTGACGTCCTCCAACTGGTACCACCGCATCGACGGGGCGGGGAACGTCGCCGCCTCACACGCCGACGGCTACTACCAGATCAGCGCCGCCAGCATGGTGGACCGCGCCGGCTGGCTGGACGGGACGGTGGCCCGCATGCCCGTCTACAAGCCGTTCCGTGACACCACCGTGCAGGCCGGCACCGGCTGGATGTACGGCGCCAACTCGCGCCACAACGCGCTGGACTACGACAAGGACGGCGCCAGCTTCCGCGTGGACGCGGTGGCCGACGGCACCGTGCTGTGGGTGGGCTACATGCCCAGTCCGGGCAACGTGGTCATCGTCGAGCACACGGCGAAGAACGGCTCGAAGTTCCGCACCGTCTACCACCACCTGCGCGACGGGCGGGACGAGGACATCGCTCGCGCCCGGCTGACGAAGACGTACTACGAGAAGGGCAACGGCAGCGGCTCGTTCGCGTCGGCGGACGCCGCCTGGAAGAACTACCAGAACCAGGCCGACGCCGACGGGCAGACGCTGACCGCGGGCGCGACGGCCGCGCAGCTCACCGCCATCGAAGCGCGCTGGGGCACGCCGTCGCAGGGCCTCCTGGTCAGCGAGGGGCAGACGGTGAAGGCGGGCCAGCAGCTTGGCATGGCCGGCCTCACCGGCGCGCACGGGATGAATAGCTCAATCAACAACACGCACCTGCACATCATGTTCGCGCGGTCCGCGGAGCACTGGGTGGGGGGGATGAAGCAGAACCTGTGGACGTTCTTCGACCCGTACGGCCTCTACGCGCTCAGCGCGTCCTGCTACCAGACGGAGTACCCGACGGGGCAGGGCGGCCAGGCCGACCAGCACGCCTCTCACTTCGCGCCGTTCTTCCAGGACTTCGCCGGCGTGGACTCGGGGAAGTTCCAACAGGGCTTCAACTACTTCGCCTCGTTCGGCTGGTTCCCCTCCACGCTCGCCACCGAGTCGAGCGGCTGGACGTGGAAGCTGGGCGGCTCGTTCCAGTACAACCCGTCCTCACCCGTCACGCGCACCTTCCGCACCTTCGCGGCGCATCAGGCGGACGCGGACGAGTGGATTCCCAAGGGCTGGCGCCCGGACAAGGTCGTGGGGATGACCGCGCCGGACGCCCCGCGCTTCACCGCCATCTACGCGCCGATTACGACGGGCTTCATCGCCCGGCACAAGATGACGCCGAGCTGGTTCGGCACGCAGATCAACGACAACTATCAGGCCGGCTACCTGGTGACGGATGCCTCCGCGTACCTCGAGGCCGGGCAGCTCTTCTTCACCGGCACCTGGGTGAAGCAGCCGGCGGTGACGGCGCAGTACCTCCTCCACTCCATGACGGAGACGGACCTCTGGAACCAGGACGACTCGCTGAAGGCGTCCGGCTACAAGATGGTGCACGTGTCGAAGTACTCGCACCCGGGGCTGGGGGACCGGTACATGGCCCTCTGGCACGTCACCTCGAAGACGCTGGTGCCGCTGCTCAACCTCACGCCGGAGCTCTTCCGGAGCTACCGCGACATCTACGTGAGCTCCTTCAACTACCGCGTCCGCCACGTCAGCGCGTACGGCGGGAAGTACGCCGTCATCTTCGAGAAGTAG